A single window of Ptychodera flava strain L36383 chromosome 3 unlocalized genomic scaffold, AS_Pfla_20210202 Scaffold_25__1_contigs__length_14229661_pilon, whole genome shotgun sequence DNA harbors:
- the LOC139125599 gene encoding NXPE family member 3-like, with protein sequence MSLFTQPTPTLTDGLVQQCHNEIVTLHEELVASKHFDQKDNSTDYSKTNKPFITHTTIFCLTSAESMRLTAEGNGIAPSFSRGDFVHVMIHSSGDDEDCPVSGDFFFAVMSSTKQKKSTTGRIIDHTNGSYSVFFYAGWSGTADIAVTLVHPRAAVDWIENHYRTEERHVEWNAWYRNGTRTEESICYVSRALTFPNKCVYVNENALGRTAFVCDRPQHLSCEEIKTTKSRVTSLDASVNKSLSEDLDILFKKPYLMTAVVGSPIKISIQEENTDLQFDRPGDDLPRCGEDLPRPMSDGFWENDVTWTSRVCKARHWSTDEMRQCLKEKTLYILGDSTVRQIYELITKLFGQKLPSNPIERTWTETANRTTVTYQFHPILIGSRIIDFWRQKFESDTIDGITTTECNSVILLSLSYHFASWTKASYEERLLQVRQATVRLKSRCPDVIIIVKSSHPREHARKEGYIHSSDWTLYDMNNMMRAIFKGVGVKFLDVYDMSLSHFARNRVHMPLGSVIRQQIDLLMSYICPDFDNQNITQ encoded by the exons ATG TCTTTGTTCACCCAACCAACACCAACTCTCACCGACGGTTTAGTTCAACAGTGCCATAATGAAATCGTAACGCTTCACGAAGAACTTGTTGCAAGTaaacattttgaccaaaaggATAACTCGACAGATTACTCTAAAACTAATAAACCTTTCATAACTCACACGACCATCTTTTGTCTAACATCAGCAGAAAGCATGAG ATTGACAGCAGAAGGGAATGGAATAGCGCCATCTTTTTCAAGAGGTGACTTCGTTCATGTAATGATACATAGTTCTGGTGACGATGAAGATTGTCCTGTTAGCGGTGACTTCTTTTTTGCCGTCATGTCTAGCACGAAACAGAAAAAGTCAACTACTGGGAGGATTATCGATCACACCAATGGTTCTTACAGCGTCTTCTTTTACGCAGGATGGTCTGGAACGGCAGACATAGCGGTCACATTGGTACATCCACGGGCGGCTGTGGACTGGATTGAGAATCATTATAGAACCGAGGAGCGACACGTAGAATGGAATGCTTGGTATAGAAATGGGACTCGGACGGAAGAAAGTATCTGCTATGTTTCAAGAGCGCTAACTTTTCCAAATAAATGCGTGTATGTCAATGAAAATGCCCTTGGAAGGACAGCCTTCGTGTGCGACAGACCACAACACTTATCGTGTGAGGAGATTAAAACAACAAAGTCTAGAGTGACGTCTTTGGACGCATCAGTCAACAAAAGTCTCTCAGAGGATTTGGACATTCTCTTTAAAAA GCCATACTTAATGACGGCTGTGGTTGGGAGTCCGATAAAGATTTCAATTCAAG AAGAAAATACCGACTTGCAATTTGATAGACCAGGCGATGACCTTCCACGATGCGGAGAAGACCTTCCAAGACCAATGTCTGATGGTTTCTGGGAAAATGACGTAACATGGACTTCTCGAGTATGCAAAGCACGTCACTGGAGTACTGATGAAATGAGACAGTGCCTAAAAGAGAAAACACTGTACATACTCGGAGATTCAACTGTTAGGCAGATATAcgaactaattacaaaactcttCGGACAAAAATTGCCGTCAAATCCGATAGAACGGACATGGACAGAAACCGCGAACCGAACAACTGTGACGTACCAGTTTCATCCAATTCTTATAGGCAGTCGAATTATCGACTTTTGGCGACAGAAGTTTGAAAGTGACACAATTGATGGTATTACAACGACGGAATGTAACTCGGTGATTTTGTTAAGCCTCAGCTATCACTTTGCTTCATGGACAAAGGCTTCTTATGAAGAGAGGCTTCTCCAAGTCAGACAGGCCACTGTTCGTCTGAAATCTCGTTGTCCAGACGTAATTATTATCGTGAAAAGTTCACATCCCAGGGAACACGCTAGAAAAGAAGGATATATACACAGCAGTGACTGGACCTTATATGACATGAATAACATGATGCGGGCAATCTTTAAAGGAGTTGGTGTCAAGTTTCTTGATGTGTACGATATGTCGCTGTCACACTTTGCCCGAAATAGAGTTCATATGCCTCTTGGCAGTGTCATTCGGCAGCAAATCGACCTCCTAATGTCTTACATTTGTCCAGATTTTGATAATCAGAACATAACACAGTAG
- the LOC139125598 gene encoding NXPE family member 4-like, with protein MALKTTYCRLYVLITLGSMLLLIAVYHAVNIYQQMPATILAEPRTTFEVHNLNAVLEPYWNSTNGELGSMNVTDASRTLLTPISNLTVIHYGDVIKLRLDAKDINGRQRVHGGDFWKALLTNKNNGKCSVPGHVEDLGNGTYFVTFVAKCAGQSTIAIALTHTREAVRFLEREFLPLEDKTAWKGYFGTGAKSSHTMCVLHREGTWENKCEYRYKTGLGRSLLLCDKPPKQSCASLHHLVAAFPSQKAVDVASKQKALFERGPVRVAGTPMKIHIRDADQSTSIDQIPQCSSKSVEKTFHGHWFNGSWHPTNCKTQTLDIKKMKSCLRSKNIYLFGDSTLRQWFVDFCDVLKINATTIKWDTQYSNVERKEGKYTGKIRGYAIQEPNITVNFFFQSLAVTRSKYRLEDFTFPGDIIDDLVDCNHLIVVSPWAHYTFWTQEAFSEKLYYIKMALFRFKQRCPDSVVAVKGAHVREQSSWQYRIYNSDWLLHHLNLQLKETFDEEWIMFYDSWDLNLSYPGKIYIHMSPDVIREEIRLYLSYICPAELENVRTI; from the exons ATGGCATTGAAAACCACTTACTGTCGGTTGTACGTGTTGATCACACTGGGATCCATGCTATTGTTGATTGCG GTATATCACGCTGTCAACATTTACCAACAAATGCCAGCTACAATACTTGCTGAACCAAGAACCACTTTTGAGGTACACAATCTTAATGCTGTATTAGAGCCATATTGGAATAGTACAAATGGTGAGCTAGGTAGTATGAACGTTACAGATGCGTCGAGAACACTGCTAACTCCGATAAGTAACCTTACAGTAATTCACTATGGGGACGTTATTAAACTTCGGCTTGATGCAAAGGACATCAACGGACGCCAACGtgtgcatggcggtgatttctGGAAAGCTCTGCTGACCAACAAGAATAATGGGAAGTGTAGTGTACCAGGCCATGTTGAGGACTTGGGTAACGGCACATACTTTGTcacatttgttgcaaaatgcgcAGGCCAGTCAACGATAGCTATAGCCTTGACCCACACGAGAGAGGCTGTTCGTTTCTTAGAGCGAGAGTTCTTACCACTAGAGGACAAAACTGCGTGGAAAGGCTATTTCGGGACAGGTGCTAAGAGCAGTCATACCATGTGCGTGTTACATCGAGAAGGAACTTGGGAAAATAAGTGTGAATACAGGTACAAAACAGGTCTTGGAAGAAGTTTACTGCTTTGTGATAAACCGCCGAAGCAATCTTGTGCCAGCCTTCACCATCTTGTGGCCGCATTTCCTTCACAAAAAGCAGTTGATGTTGCAAGTAAACAAAAAGCATTGTTCGAGAg GGGACCAGTACGTGTTGCAGGAacgccaatgaaaattcatattCGTG ACGCTGATCAAAGTACATCCATCGACCAAATCCCGCAATGCTCTTCAAAATCTGTCGAAAAAACATTCCATGGACATTGGTTCAATGGATCTTGGCATCCCACTAACTGTAAGACACAGACGCTCGatatcaaaaaaatgaaatcttgtcttAGAAGTAAAAACATATACCTCTTTGGCGACTCAACTCTGAGGCAATGGTTCGTTGACTTCTGCGACGTACTGAAAATAAACGCCACGACTATAAAATGGGATACACAATACAGCAACGTCGAACGGAAAGAAGGTAAATATACTGGCAAAATTCGCGGATACGCGATACAAGAACCAAACATTACGgttaattttttctttcaatcaCTGGCGGTAACGCGTAGTAAATACAGGCTTGAAGACTTCACCTTTCCTGGAGACATCATAGATGACCTGGTAGACTGCAATCATCTTATCGTTGTTAGTCCGTGGGCGCACTACACATTTTGGACACAAGAGGCCTTCTCTGAAAAGttatattatatcaaaatgGCTCTCTTTCGTTTCAAGCAACGTTGCCCAGATAGCGTGGTAGCTGTCAAGGGGGCCCACGTGAGGGAACAATCATCATGGCAGTATCGCATATACAACAGCGACTGGCTGCTTCACCATTTAAATCTGCAATTAAAGGAGACTTTCGATGAAGAATGGATTATGTTTTATGATTCATGGGATCTTAATCTCTCCTACCCTGGCAAAATTTATATTCATATGTCCCCTGATGTTATACGCGAGGAGATACGACTATATCTATCCTACATTTGTCCCGCTGAACTCGAGAATGTGCGGACAATTtaa